The Lates calcarifer isolate ASB-BC8 linkage group LG6, TLL_Latcal_v3, whole genome shotgun sequence genome includes a region encoding these proteins:
- the tardbpa gene encoding TAR DNA binding protein, like, translating to MSELYIRVAEDENEEPMEIPSEDDGTVLLSSVAAQFPGACGLRYRNPESQCMRGVRLVEGVLHAPENDWGNLVYVVNYPKDNKRKMDEIDAASAVKIKRGFQKTSDLIVLGLPWKTTEQDLKDYFSTFGEVIMVQVKRDAKTGNSKGFGFVRFTDYETQTKVIAQRHMIDGRWCDCKLPNSKACPDEPMRSRKIFVGRCTEDMTTDDLRQYFMQYGEVTDVFIPKPFRAFAFVTFADDQVAQALCGEDLIIKGVSVHISNAEPKHNNSRQMMDRGRFGAGGFSQGYGSNRGGLGSGSSGVNFGALGLNPAMVAAAQAALQSSWGMMGMLANQQGLTTTAGTATTTRDQTYSSASTSYSSPSSASLGWAAGTNTASNSGFSSSFGTPMESKSSSWGM from the exons ATGTCGGAGCTGTACATCCGTGTGGCCGAGGATGAAAACGAGGAGCCCATGGAGATCCCCTCGGAGGACGATGGGACTGTGTTGCTGTCGTCGGTAGCAGCTCAGTTTCCAGGGGCGTGCGGGCTGCGGTACAGGAACCCGGAGTCCCAGTGCATGAGGGGAGTCAGGCTTGTAGAGGGTGTCCTGCATGCACCCGAGAATGACTGGGGAAACCTGGTGTACGTCGTCAACTATCCCAAAG ATAACAAAAGGAAGATGGATGAAATAGATGCTGCCTCAGCTGTGAAAATCAAGAGGGGCTTTCAGAAGACATCAGATCTCATTGTCCTCGGGCTGCCatggaaaacaacagaacaagACCTGAAAGATTATTTCAGTACCTTTGGGGAGGTCATCATGGTGCAG gttaAGAGAGATGCAAAAACTGGAAACTCAAAAGGTTTTGGGTTTGTCCGGTTCACTGACTATGAGACGCAAACTAAAGTTATCGCTCAGAGACACATGATTGATGGTCGATGGTGTGATTGCAAACTTCCTAACTCAAAG GCGTGTCCTGATGAGCCAATGCGGAGCCGTAAAATCTTTGTTGGCCGCTGCACAGAGGACATGACAACTGATGACTTGAGGCAGTACTTCATGCAGTATGGTGAAGTCACTGATGTCTTCATTCCCAAACCTTTCCGGGCGTTTGCATTTGTCACATTTGCTGATGACCAG GTCGCCCAAGCCCTGTGTGGAGAGGACCTGATCATCAAGGGTGTCAGCGTGCACATCTCCAATGCTGAGCCCAAACACAATAATAGTAGGCAAATGATGGATCGAGGGCGGTTTGGGGCTGGTGGGTTCAGTCAGGGCTATGGCAGTAATCGCGGTGGGCTGGGCAGCGGTAGCAGTGGGGTTAACTTTGGGGCTCTCGGTCTTAACCCGGCAATGGTGGCAGCTGCCCAGGCAGCTCTGCAGAGCAGTTGGGGAATGATGGGCATGCTGGCTAACCAGCAAGGTCTGACCACAACGGCAGGCACAGCCACTACAACCCGAGACCAGACCTATAGCTCTGCCAGCACCAGTTACAGCAGCCCCAGCTCAGCTAGCCTCGGCTGGGCTGCAGGCACTAACACCGCCTCCAACAGTGGCTTCAGCTCCAGCTTTGGCACGCCTATGGAGTCTAAGTCATCTAGTTGGGGAATGTAG